One part of the Neoarius graeffei isolate fNeoGra1 chromosome 2, fNeoGra1.pri, whole genome shotgun sequence genome encodes these proteins:
- the LOC132874181 gene encoding complexin-1 — MNFVMKQALGGATKDMGKMLGEKEEKDPDAEKKEEERQEALRQQEEERKAKYARMEAERESIRQGIRDKYGIKKKEEKEAEAQAAMEQASEGSLTRPKKAVPTGCGDDEDEEESIVDTVMKFLPGPLVDMFNKK; from the exons GAGCAACCAAAGACATGGGCAAAATGCTGGGAGAAAAAGAAGAGAAGGACCCTGATGctgagaagaaggaggaggaaagaCAAGAGGCTCTCCGGCAGCAAGAGGAAGAGAGGAAGGCTAAGTATGCAAGAATGGAGGCAGAAAGGGAGTCAATCCGACAGGGCATCAGAGATAAG TATGGTataaagaagaaggaggagaaggaggcTGAAGCTCAAGCTGCCATGGAGCAGGCATCTGAAGGCAGTCTTACTCGCCCGAAGAAAGCCGTGCCCACTGGCTGTGGTGACGACGAAGATGAAGAAGAAAGTATTGTGGACACAGTCATGAAGTTCCTCCCAGGTCCTCTTGTAGATATGTTCAATAAGAAGTAA